The Pyrus communis chromosome 9, drPyrComm1.1, whole genome shotgun sequence genome has a segment encoding these proteins:
- the LOC137744895 gene encoding uncharacterized protein translates to MVKSYLRYEQAVAFGVIVSVDSNITYSSSGKHLLAPALEKVGVWHVRQGVCTRTLIPAAALRGHSLSVTSIASSHTSLVASGYADGNIRIWDSDKGTCETTLNGHKGAVTALRYNKLGSMLASGGKDNDIILWDVVGETGLYRLRGHRDQVTDLLFLDSGKKLVSSSKDKFLRVWDLDTQHCMQTISGHHSEIWSIDSDAEERYLVTGSSDPELRFYTIKHEVIHEESISNIGENKIVNDGESLTKNKWEVLKLFGEVQRQSKDRVATVRFNKSGNLLACQVAGKTVDVFQVLDEAESKRKAKRRLHRKKEKKSAKGATEVMENGDTNHGAGEDGNSPVVTVPDVFKLLQTIRASKKICSISFCPNTPKSLLATIALSLNNNSLEFYSIESKATTKTHAIELQGHRSDVRSVTLSSDNTLLMSTSHNAVKIWNPSTGSCLRTIDSGYGMCGFIVPNSKYALVGTKGGTVEIIDIGSGTCIEVVEAHGGTVGSIAAIPNENGFVTGSADHDVKFWEYQVKQKSPQDSKHLTVSNVRTMKMNDDVLVVAVSPDAKYVLVALLDCTVKVYYMDTLKPFLSLYGHKLPVLCMDLSSDGDLLVTGSADKNLKIWGLDFGDCHKSIFAHADSVMAVQFVRNTHYMFSVGKDRLVKYWDADKFELLLTLEGHHADVWCLGISNRGDFIVTGSHDRSIRRWDRTEEPFFIEEEKEKRLEEMFESDLDNAFENKYAPTEEIPEEGAVALAGKKSKETITATDSIIDALDIAEVELKRIAEHEEEKSKGKVAELQPNVVLLGLSPSDYVLRALSNVQTNDLEQTLLALSFSDALKLLSFLKDWTSNPDKIELVCRVCTFLVQIHCNQLLSTLAARLVLSELEEIYPRVKECKDTIGYNIAAMEHIKQLRALKSGGLFQDAKSKLQEIRAQHSKRLEARTDTREENGRKRRRKSKNPSDVHVRLFDK, encoded by the exons ATGGTGAAGTCGTACCTGCGGTATGAGCAGGCGGTGGCTTTCGGTGTCATTGTCTCCGTCGATTCCAACATCACATACAGCAGCTCCGGGAAGCACCTTCTTGCTCCGGCCTTGGAGAAGGTAGGTGTGTGGCATGTACGGCAAGGCGTTTGTACCAGAACACTAATCCCTGCTGCTGCGTTGCGGGGACACTCTCTATCTGTCACCTCCATCGCATCCTCACATACTTCTCTG GTAGCTAGTGGGTATGCTGATGGTAATATAAGAATTTGGGATTCCGACAAAGGAACCTGCGAGACCACATTGAATGGACATAAAGGAGCTGTCACCGCTTTACGCTACAACAAGCTTGGATCTATGCTTGCATCTGGAGGAAAAGATAATGACATTATATTATGGGATGTGGTTGGTGAGACCGGCCTATATCGCCTCCGTGGCCATCGAGATCAG GTGACTGACCTCCTTTTCCTGGATTCTGGTAAAAAACTCGTCAGTTCCTCAAAAGATAAATTTTTGAGGGTATGGGATCTTGATACCCAGCACTGCATGCAGACAATTAGTGGCCACCATAGCGAAATTTGGTCCATAGACAGTGATGCAGAAGAAAGATATTTGGTCACTGGGTCTTCGGATCCAGAACTTAGGTTTTACACAATTAAGCATGAAGTGATACATGAGGAATCCATTTCTAATATAGGCGAAAATAAAATTGTGAATGATGGAGAGTCATTGACCAAAAATAAATGGGAAGTTTTGAAACTGTTTGGTGAAGTTCAGCGACAAAGCAAGGATAGAGTTGCAACTGTGAGATTCAACAAGTCTGGTAATTTGTTGGCTTGTCAAGTGGCAGGTAAGACAGTAGATGTATTCCAGGTACTAGATGAGGCTGAATCGAAGCGTAAGGCAAAACGTAGGCTTCAccggaagaaagaaaaaaaatctgcaAAAGGGGCAACTGAGGTGATGGAAAATGGCGACACAAATCACGGAGCTGGAGAAGATGGAAATAGTCCTGTGGTTACGGTTCCTGATGTCTTCAAGCTTCTTCAAACTATTCGAGCTAGCAAAAAGATATGCTCCATCTCTTTCTGTCCTAACACTCCAAAGAGTTTGCTAGCTACAATAGCTTTGTCTTTGAACAATAATTCATTGGAATTTTATTCGATTGAAAGCAAAGCAACAACAAAAACACATGCTATAGAGCTCCAAGGACACCGGTCTGATGTCAGAAGTGTTACACTTAGCTCAGACAACACGCTCTTGATGTCAACTAGTCACAATGCGGTAAAGATTTGGAATCCAAGTACTGGTTCCTGCCTTCGAACTATTGATTCTGGATATGGCATGTGTGGTTTTATCGTTCCTAATAGCAAGTATGCACTTGTCGGAACTAAAGGCGGAACAGTGGAAATTATTGACATTGGAAGTGGCACTTGCATTGAAGTAGTGGAAGCTCATGGTGGCACTGTTGGctccattgcagccattcctaatgaaaatggttttgtCACAGGAAGTGCAGATCACGATGTGAAGTTTTGGGAATACCAAGTTAAACAAAAGTCTCCCCAA GACTCTAAGCACCTAACGGTGTCAAATGTAAGGACTATGAAGATGAATGATGATGTCCTCGTGGTTGCTGTCAGCCCTGATGCAAAATATGTTTTGGTTGCTCTGTTGGACTGCACAGTGAAG GTTTACTATATGGATACATTGAAACCTTTCCTTTCCTTATATGGTCACAAGCTGCCTGTTCTGTGTATGGATTTATCATCTGATGGCGATCTATTAGTGACTGGATCTGCTGACAAAAATTTGAAGATTTGGGGTTTAGATTTCGGTGATTGTCATAAATCCATATTTGCTCACGCTGACAG TGTCATGGCGGTGCAATTTGTACGAAATACACATTACATGTTTAGTGTCGGGAAAGATCGCCTAGTCAAATACTGGGATGCTGATAAATTTGAGTTGCTTTTAACTCTTGAGGGACACCATGCTGATGTTTGGTGCCTTGGAATTAGTAACCGTGGTGATTTCATTGTTACGGGATCTCATGACCGATCAATACGTCGTTGGGATCGTACTGAAGAGCCCTTTTTTATCGAG gaagagaaagagaaaaggtTGGAAGAGATGTTCGAGTCTGACCTCGATAATGCATTTGAGAACAAGTATGCACCCACGGAAGAAATTCCTGAAGAGGGAGCTGTGGCCTTAGCAGGGAAGAAATCAAAAGAAACAATTACAGCTACTGATTCAATTATTGACGCACTAGATATAGCAGAGGTAGAATTGAAGCGAATCGCCGAACATGAG GAGGAGAAAAGCAAGGGGAAAGTTGCTGAGTTACAACcaaatgttgttttgcttgGGCTTTCTCCATCTGATTATGTTCTTCGTGCCCTTTCAAATGTTCAGACAAATGATCTGGAACAGACGCTACTG GCTCTATCATTCTCAGACGCTTTGAAgctcttgtctttcttgaaggACTGGACTTCAAATCCTGATAAG atTGAACTCGTTTGCAGGGTTTGTACATTCCTGGTGCAGATACATTGTAATCAGTTACTTAGTACGCTGGCGGCCAGACTTGTGTTGTCAGAGTTGGAAGAGATTTATCCAAGAGTTAAG GAATGCAAAGATACTATTGGTTACAACATTGCAGCGATGGAGCATATTAAG CAACTGAGGGCTTTGAAATCAGGTGGATTGTTTCAAGATGCAAAATCAAAGTTACAGGAAATTCGTGCGCAGCATTCTAAGCGTCTAGAAGCAAGGACAGATACGagagaagaaaatggaagaaagaggaggagaaagagCAAGAATCCAAGTGACGTACATGTTAGATTGTTCGACAAATGA